In Mercenaria mercenaria strain notata unplaced genomic scaffold, MADL_Memer_1 contig_2305, whole genome shotgun sequence, a genomic segment contains:
- the LOC128552324 gene encoding uncharacterized protein LOC128552324, protein HELPTLTNLHEALKEDIDFIGSKSLLRKIIRELGFRWKRTNSQRKVLVEKQSVVELRLKYYAKKKQLEEAGYDFVYIDETWVDTSHTAKYCWQAPGMDGVTTPVSKGQRLIIVHGGSNEGFVPGALLIYKASSSSGDYHHEMNGENFCKWMQEKLLPNIKKKSAIVMDNASYHYVQSSKCPNSSTRKADIQKWLTEHNIQYDPALLRPQLLALAKMNKPEPAYVIDAIVRGYGHEVLRLPPYHPDLNPIELIWSQVKSIIASRNLTYRSADLVQIANSAFEEIGADRWRRACVHAQKTEISYRETDIVVDVAMDNLVIDLAEDSDSDETESASEGED, encoded by the exons gcaCGAACTTCCAACTTTAACGAACCTGCACGAAGCTTTGAAGGAAGACATTGACTTTATCGGCAGTAAAAGTTTGTTAAGAAAGATTATCAGGGAACTTGGATTTAGATGGAAGAGAACGAACAGTCAGAGAAAGGTGTTAGTGGAAAAGCAAAGTGTGGTGGAGTTACGGCTGAAGTATTACGCGAAGAAGAAACAACTTGAAGAAGCTGGCTATGACTTCGTTTACATTGATGAGACTTGGGTAGACACAAGTCATACAGCTAAGTATTGCTGGCAGGCACCCGGCATGGATGGTGTTACAACCCCTGTGAGCAAGGGGCAAAGACTGATTATTGTGCACGGTGGTTCAAATGAGGGTTTTGTTCCAGGGGCGCTTCTTATCTATAAAGCGTCTAGCTCTTCTGGAGACTATCATCATGAAATGAATGGGGAAAATTTTTGTAAATGGATGCAAGAAAAATTGTtaccaaatattaaaaagaaGAGTGCGATTGTTATGGACAATGCATCTTATCACTACGTTCAGTCCAGCAAATGTCCTAATTCTTCCACTCGGAAAGCAGATATACAG AAATGGTTGACGGAGCACAATATACAGTATGATCCAGCATTGCTTAGACCCCAGCTCCTGGCACTAGCTAAAATGAATAAACCCGAGCCAGCATATGTCATTGATGCCATTGTCAGAGGTTATGGGCATGAAGTTCTAAGATTGCCGCCGTATCATCCGGACCTTAACCCTATTGAACTGATATGGAGTCAGGTGAAGAGCATCATCGCATCCAGAAACCTTACATATAGGTCTGCTGACCTTGTTCAAATAGCAAATTCGGCATTTGAAGAGATAGGTGCTGATCGCTGGAGGAGAGCCTGTGTCCATGCtcaaaaaacagaaatatcttaTAGGGAGACAGATATTGTTGTTGATGTTGCGATGGACAATCTGGTCATTGACTTAGCTGAGGACAGTGATAGTGACGAAACCGAGAGTGCTAGCGAGGGAGAAGATTag